The Celeribacter indicus genomic interval AAAGCTGGACTTGCCTCGGCACGCTCAAAGGGCCGCGTCGGCGGCAACCCAGGTCTTCGCGCCAAGGACCCTGAAGCGCTGCGCAAGGTGCGGTTGGCACGACAGGACGGCTACATGGAGCGCTTGCACGAGACAGCGCAGGATTGGGTGCCCCATGTACGCCGCCTGCGGCCGGATATGGCCTGGGAAGACGTGCTGCGTATCATCAATGGCCCCCTGCCCCATGATCGGCGCTGGACGCAAAGCCGCCTGCTCCGCGCCGTGAAGGCATACGTGGCGGACGGATTCCTGCCTGCTGAAGTGCTTGGACGCGCTGGACGTCGCGAAACCGACGATCGCCTGCCTGCGATTGTCGCCGCAATCAAAGGTGCTGACCCCGAGATCACCTTGCAGGCAATCTGCGACCGACTGGAATCCATGCGTGAGCGCACCCCTCGCGGTCGCACCAGCTGGCAGCCTTCCTCAGTCAGAATGCTACTGGAGCGGGCAGAGCGCCTCGGCCTTTTGTAGGCG includes:
- a CDS encoding recombinase family protein, translated to MPLIGYARVSTEDQTPLPQSEALQSAGCTEIFEEHASGGNRARPVLARVLERIGKGDTLVVVRIDRLARSLSHLLEVIERLEDKGAFFRSLQDPIDTASPQGKFTLQVLGAAAEFERALIRERTKAGLASARSKGRVGGNPGLRAKDPEALRKVRLARQDGYMERLHETAQDWVPHVRRLRPDMAWEDVLRIINGPLPHDRRWTQSRLLRAVKAYVADGFLPAEVLGRAGRRETDDRLPAIVAAIKGADPEITLQAICDRLESMRERTPRGRTSWQPSSVRMLLERAERLGLL